The genome window TGCCCCGTCAGGCGAATCACATCGGCAATGATGAATCCATGCTCCACGCCGTCGGTGTAGCCTCTGTCAGTGTGGTCTTTGAAATTGACGCGAATGCGCTTGATGAGTTGCGGATGATATTTCTCCGCGATCTGTTTCTGCGTCAGCCCCACGTTCGCCACTTCAGGGTCGCTGAACGTGGCGTTCGGAAAGATCGGTTCCTTCTTCGCCAGCGGCAAAAACGGAAACGCGATTCGCTGGACGACACGCCGTCCCTGAGCATTTGCCGAATGCGTAAAAGCGGACGTGGGAGTCACATCCCCGATCGCATACACACCCTTGACATTGGTCTCGCCATATGAGTTGACCTGCACCCCCGTCCGCGCATCGACCTTAACCCCAGCCTGCTCCAGCTCAAGCGACTCGAGATTCCGCACCCGGCCGACTGCCACCAAAACCTTGTCCACGTCAGGGATTTGGATTTCCTTGTCGCCTTGATTCAACATCAATGTTTTCGTCGCTTCATCGAATGATTTCGCCGTCGCGCCATAATGCACGACAATACCCTTCCTCTCGATCTCAGGCTCCATTGCATCCGCCACCTCAGGGATGTATGTCATCAGCGGGCGTTTATCGAGTGCAAACATGGTTACTTTTGCGCCCAGTTTACAGAAGGCAAACGCCATCTCCAACGCAATGATCCCCGCACCCATAACCACCAAATGCTTCGGCATATCGCTCAAGTCGAACAGGGTCTCATTCGTCAATGTCCGTTCCCTGGGCAGCCCGGGGATTTCGATCACGCGCGGGCGCGCTCCCGTGGAGATGACGATATTCTCCGCGGTAAGTTTTTGCGTCCTGCCTGCTTTCAACGCCACTTCGATTTCCTTCGGTGCGGTGAACTTTGCCATGCCTTCGATGAAGGTGACGTTCTTCAGATGCCGCACTTCTTCGGTCTCTTTGTCGCGCAGGGCGTCACGTTTGCGGGTCACTTCGCGCAAGGCTTCATCGGGGTTCATCCCAGGCTTGAAGGTCTTCGCCAAATGGATCAACGTCTTCGACGGCACACAACCCACGTTCGTGCAATCCCCGCCGACCTGATTGCCTTCAATAAATGCGACCTGCTTGCCCAATCCCGCCAGCCCAATCGCAGCCGTCATCCCGCCCGACCCCGCGCCGATAACGATGGTATGAAAATGATTTGTCATGATGTGTAATCCTATGTATGAAACTCTGGTGGTTGAGTAGAGCGGGTGTTCGTCCCGCTCGTATCGAAACCACCGCTAAGCAAAGTAATTCCTGTTACGAATATTCTCTCAAAAACTGGTGGTTGAGTAGTGGCGCCAAAGAGCGGCGCCACTACTCAACCACCGAATTGGGTTGAATAGTTTTCGCTTCTTTCTTCTTAAACATCCGCGAAAGCGCAATACTCACAATAAAAATCGCCACCGAGAAGCCCAGCGTCACAGGGTTAAATTTAGGCAATGCCCCATCGAAACTTTCCACCGAAGCGCCAAAGCCGACAAAGGCAATCGTCCCTGGGATGGAGCCGAGCGCGGTCGCCAGGATGAACGCCCAATATTTTATTTTTAAGAAGCCCGCCAGATAACTTACTGCGTCATACGGCAGGAAGATGAAGCGCATCACCATCACCGTCTCGAAACTATTCTCGCGCATCCTCCGCGCATAACGTTGAATCCAGCCATCCGAGCCGTCATCCTTCAACAAGCCTTCACCGAAGAAGCGCCCCACATAGAACGCAATTGTGGATGAGATATTGCTGGCGACGATGGTGTACAGCACGCCGAGAACGGGTCCAAAAACAAAACCGCCCGCCAGGGTTAAAACGGTGGAGGGGAACAAAATCAACGGGCGCACCGCGTAGAGGATCACATAGATCAACACGCCCCACATACCGTTCTTCATGAAATCAAGCAACTGCTGGACGACCTGCAGGGGGGAGAGTCCGTTCGAGGCGGCATACCACTGGTAGAGGGCAACCAGCCCAACCCAAAAAAGAAGCGCAGTGATCTTCTGTCCGTTCCGTCGAATAAAAGTTTTATCGGCTGTCGTTTCCATAAAAATTCCTTTCCCTATTGGAAAGCAAGGCGCCTGCCATTCTTACCAAATTCGAGGCGGAAATTTACCTGCGTAAGAAACCCAAATCGATAACCATCTCAAGTATTAACATGGATATCGACCCGCTTTTACTCAAATCCCTGCTCATCATGGCGGATATCATCGAGGCGCGCGACCCGTACACCGGCGGGCATGTCTGGCGGGTGTCACAGTTTTCAAAACTGCTGGCGGTCAAGGCGGGGCTGCCCCACGGTGAAATCATAAAAACCAGCATCGCCGCCTACCTGCACGACATGGGAAAGGTGGGCATTCCCGACGACATCCTCAACAAACCGGAAGCTCTTACGGATGCCGAATATGCGGTCATCAAAACGCACCCATCCATTGGCGGCAAACTGCTCGAAGCGCACCCGCTGGCAGGGATTGTGTTTGAAGTTGCCAACCAGCACCACGAGCGCATGGATGGGAAAGGCTATCCCGCCGGGCTGCGCTGCGAAGAGATTTCACTGCCCGCCCGCATCGTCAGCATCGCCGACGCCTTCGACGCCATGACCAGCGTCCGTCCGTACCGCAGGGGCATGAGCATTGCCTCCGCCTTGGATGCGTTGAAAAACGGCGCAGGGTCCCAGTTCGATATGGAACTCGTCCGTCACATGTGCGACCTTGGGTTGACTGGCGACCTGGATCACATCGTCGGGCATACCGCCGAAGGGATTCCCGCCGTCACCTGCCCGCAATGCGGACCCGTGATCGCCGTTCCACGCAGTACAAAAGACGGCGATGTGATCTACTGCCGCGCCTGTCATGGCCAATTGAAGTTGCGCCAAAGCGGCGATACCTTTGAGGCGGAAATGACCGGCATGACGGACAACCCGCACCTGCTCGAACCCCGCGCCAATGAAGATGCTGTGAACGATGTTTTGAAAAGCCTCGCAAACTAAAAGAGACGGTCATCTGGCGTGACCGTCTCTTTTTCCTATACACTCTTCAAATATTCGCGGATGAGCAGCGCCACCGTCGCCCCTTCGCCTGCCGCCGATGCAACCTGCTTGGTACTGCCCTGACGCACATCCCCCGCCGTAAAGATGCCCGGCAGGCTCGTCTCCAAAAACATCGGCTCGCGCCCACCAAACGCGGGGATCTGCCGCCCGTCATGCACCAGATCATGCCCGGTCAATACAAATCCCCATTTGTCCAATTCCACACCCGTGTCGTTCAAAATGCTTGTGTTGGGGGTCAAGCCAATGAACACGAACACCCCGGCCGGGTGGATCGTTTCTGCTGTGCCGGAGTTTCGATCTTTGATCTCCACTTCCTTCAATTTGCCGCCCTTGCCGCTGAATTTCGTCACTTCGGTGTTGAAACGCACTTCGATCTGCGGATGGTTCAACACCTTCTCCTGAATCACCTGGCTGGCGGATAATTTGTCGCCGCGCACGAGCAGTGTGACCTTCTCGACGAACTTCACCAAAAACAGACTCTCTTCCGCCGCACTGTTCCCGCCGCCGATCACGGCAACGGACATGCCCTTATAAAACGGACCGTCGCACGTGGCGCAAAAATGGATTCCCGCGCCGATGAAATCGTCCTCGCCGGGCGCGCCCAAGAGCTTGTATTGACTCCCTGTGGCAATCAGCAATGCACATGCAGAATACTCACTGCCATCGGCGGTCTGCACGCAATGATAATTGTCGTGGCTGTGAATGCGCACCACATCCTGCGCCTGCAACATCTCCACGCTAAAGCGCTCCGTCTGCTTGCGCAACTGCAAGGCAAACTCCGAGCCCAGCACGCCTTCGGCGAACCCCGGCACATTGTCCAGCCGCTCGGTTGCCGCCGCCTGTCCGCCCAGCGCGGCGCGTTCGATCACCAGCGTATCAATTCCCTCGCGGGCAGTATACAGCGCAGCAGTTAACCCCGCAGGTCCACCGCCAACCACGATCAGGTCATAATGACTGCGCGAAGCCGTGGTCTTCAATCCCAGTTTCGCCGCCAGTTCCGCGTTCGACGGTTCGACCAAAATCGAGTCGTCCCCAAACTCAATCGTCGGGATGATGCGCTTGCCGTTGTTCTTCTGCAAAACATACGCCTCGCCCTCCTTATCCTGCTCGATGTCCACCCATTTGTAGGGGATCTGATGCTCGCCCAAAAACTGTTTGCTGCGCCTGCAATCGGGGCACCAATACGCGCCATACACGGTTATATCCATGGTTTCGTCTCCTTGTGAATGTTTGATACAAAAAATTAGAAAAGTCTTACTTATGTAAGGACTCGAATCTCATCACTTTCAAACTCAAAAAGGAGCCACCATGAAAACACACATCTGGATTCTCGTTCTCGGAATTTTATTGACCGCCTGCGGCACGCCCGCGCAGCCGACACAACCCGCCTCGGACTCCCCCGCGCCTGATCCTGCTACCGAGACATCTCCTCCCTCCTCGGGCGGGGAGACTCTCCTGCCAGCCGAGCCGCCTCCCTTCGGCGCCGAGCGCGAATTCACCACCGACTTCAGCAAACATTCCGTGCCGTACAGCGAGATCCTGTCGGGAGGTCCGCCCAAGGATGGGATTCCCTCGATTGACGATCCCAAGTTCCGGTCCACGAGCGAAGCGGACGAATGGTTGAACGATCGCGAACCCGTCGTCTTCGTCCAGGTCGGTGACGACGCGCGCGCCTATCCCATCCAGATTTTGATGTGGCATGAAATCGTCAATGATGTGGTCGGCGGCGAACCGCTGATGGTTTCGTTCTGCCCGCTGTGCAACACGGCGATTGCGTTCAAGAGCACATTCGATGGTCAGGTTCTGGACTTCGGCACGACGGGACGATTGCGCTTCAGCAACCTGATCATGTACGACCGCCAGACCGAAACCTGGTGGCAGCAAGCCACAGGCGACGCCATTGCAGGGCAATACACCGGCGCGCAATTGGAGTTTTATCCCGCCTCGATGATTTCCTGGGCGGATTTCAAGGAATTGCACCCCGATGGCAAAGTACTTTCGCGTGATACAGGGCGCCCGCGCGACTACGGCAGGAATCCCTATTTCGGCTACGACGATATCAACCAGGTCCCATTTTTGTTTCGCGGCGAAACACCCGGTCAATTGCCCCCGATGGCGCGCGTGCTGACCGTGGACTTGAACGGCGAAGCGACCGCCTATCCCTACGATGTGTTGAGCGAAGCCAGCGTGGTCATTGATACCGTCGGCGGGGAAGCCATCGTCGTTTTCTGGGCTGAAGGGACCGCCTCCGCGCTGGACACGACCAAAATCCCTGAAGGACGCGAAGTCGGCGCGGCAGTTGCATACTCAAGAGTCTTGGATCGAACAACTCTCGATTTTGAATTCAAAGATGGAAAGATTCTCGACACACAAACAGGCAGTGAATGGAACATTTTCGGTCAGGCGATTGCAGGCGAATTGAAAGGCAGGCAGCTCGAGCTTGTGGTTGCCATCAATCACTTTTGGTTCTCCTGGGCGGCGTTCAAGCCAGAGACGAAGGTTTATCAGCCATAATTTGGAGGATATAAAAGGATAAACCCGATAAAATGGAATTCACAACCGCAATCGGATCTGCCCAACGGGGTACATACATATCTGATATACAGGTATAAGTTTCGCCCCTCCTGGAGTATACCCACCAAATAAAGAATAAATTATCAAGAAATGACAAAATACCCCTGTACGTAGGGGTGTTTTCGTTATAAGCCATTCCCGTAAACAATCACATCACTTTGGGAGCAACCGGCAGTCCTTCCAGTCCAAAAATCATTTTGCTTTATACTGAAATCGAAAAATCCTCCCTCACTACCTTCCCATCGTCGTCAACGTTTTTAAGAACGCCACAAGTTGAGCTTGTCCATTGGGACCAATGTGAATCATTTCCAATTCACTATGTCCGCTGGGTGAGGCAGGCGCGAAGTGATAATGATTTAGCACCTCTTCGAGCGTGGCAAATTGACCTGCATGCATGAACGGCGCGCGGTTTGCCACATCCCGCAACGACGGGGTTTTGAAGGCGCGTTCCAGTTCTTCGCCCTCCGTAAGCATAAAGCGCAATTCCTTACAATCTTCGGGGGCGGCGTCACTGTATCTGCTCAGACAGTTGAATTCATCCGCAAGCACCTGCAGGGCGCCGCGTGTGCGCCCTGTGTCTTCGGGCAGGCCTGCCAACGCAGGCACGCCTGTGTTGTGGAAGTCGTTATCCGTCAGCAACGGACCGTTATGGCAACGCGTGCAGTTCGCTTCGTTCAAAAATAATTTCAAGCCTGCTCCTTCATCGGGAGTGAAAATGTCGCGGGCGGCAGCGATGTCATTTGCCAGAACCGCTTCCACGTAGAGATCGAAGCGCGAAGTCCCAGGCATGATGGTGCGCTCAAAAGCGGCAATCGCCTTGCCCATGTTGACATACACGAGCGTCACGGCTTCGCGGTCTGCCTCGCTCATGCCTGTCCAATTCGCGGCGGCAACTTCATCATCAATCGGCGCGGCGGGGATGGGGAAGTGGCTCTCATCTGAAAAATCAGGCAATGCGCCGAACAACACTTCGTACTCATCTTTGTAGTGCGCCTGAATCAACTTCACATAGAAGGTGCGCGTGCCGCCGTGCTCCACGGGGTTTTCCAATGGACCCAACGCCTGTGCCCATTGGCTATCCTTGCGCCCATCCCAAAACAGCCACGGGCTGTAGGCTGTGCCCGCAATCGGCATGGTGCGGCGGTCTGTCGTGCCGACGCCCTGCGCGAGTTGCAAACCATCCTGAAAATCTTTCGATGCGATGTGACAGGTGGCGCACGAAACTTCATTGTTCGAACTGAAACGGGTATCGGAAAATAATTTCGCGCCGAATGCCACCGCACGCGGATCATCGGCATATTGATTGGTTGGATCAGGCGGCAACGCAGGCAGGGACTCGATCCACAATGTGCGCATCAACTCCTCCTCCGCCTCAGACCACGGGGAGGTTTGATTCGCGCACCCAAGCAAAATCCCCGCCGAAAGCATGAGCAGTACGCCAGCAAGAAGCACTTTCTTTTTCATGCAATACTCCAACAAACTCCCTTCCCCCAAATTGGGGGAAGGGCTGGGGATGGGGGGAACTACCCGCCCAAAATAATGTTGAACGTGACGTTATCTTCCACGCCATCGGCGCTGATGTTGAACTTCACCTCCCACCAGCCGCCCATCTGAAAACGCAGACCTTCGACGAGATAATCGCCGCCGCCCATGTCCTGTGTCACCTGCGGTGACGTGGGCAGACCGTGACCGTGGTCAGGCATCCCGCCATCTACCAAAATGGTCGCGCCTTCCACAGGCTTGCCGTCAGCCGTTTCGACGTGCAAAATCCACGAGTGCATCGAGCCGACAGCGATCGGGTCTAGTTCGCTTTTGAATGAAACCACGAACGCGCCATTGTTCGTGGTGCGTGTGGTGTCGGTGTTCAGGTCACTGGTGGAAGTGCCTGACCCACCGCCATGCATTCGCTCCACCATCGGGTGCATAAAGCGCGGACCGAGGACGGGCATCAATACAAAGAAGCCAATAAGTACCAATACCGCCGTTACAACAGCAGTGACAATAATCGTTTTGTTCTGGGAATTCATGAAGAACCTTCCTTTGGTGTGGTATCTCTAAAACGGAGTGCAGACTTCAGTCTGCTGTTTCTGACGGACAGAATGATTGCGGATATTAATCGTCCTATATCCCCCAGTCAATTCGATTTTGGGGTTCTTTACAGAATCTTTATAAAGACTTTATTTGCGATTTACCTGATTTCGATACATTTAAGCGTATAAAAGGTACAATTTCCATATGACCAAAATTCTTGTCATTGACGACGAACCCTCCATCATAAATCTTGTGCAAGCCTACCTAAAACCCGAAGGATACGAAGTTTTCACTGCCGCAGATGGTGTGGCAGGTCTTAAAGCTGCCCGCACGTTCAAGCCTGACCTTGTCATTCTCGATGTCATGCTCCCCGGCATGGACGGATTGGAACTGCTCACCAAACTGCGCCGCGAGTCCGATGTGTACGTCATCATGCTCACAGCTCGCACCGAAGAAACGGATAGAATCGTCGGTCTCTCCGTCGGCGCGGATGATTACGTGACCAAGCCATTCAGTCCGCGCGAACTGGTGGCGCGAGTCAAGGCGGCGCTGCGGCGTCTCGGAGCAGGAACAAGCGCGGGCGGAGAAGGAGGTGTGTTGTCCTTTCGTCATGTACGCATTGACATTGGTGCGCGCCAGGTCACGGTGGAAGATGAATCCATCGAATTGACTGCCATCGAATTTGATCTGCTGCGCGCACTCGCGGAAAATCGCGGACGGGTGATGTCGCGCGAGCAATTGCTCGAGAAAGTGTGGGGTGGCGAATATTTTGGCGAAATCCGCGTGGTGGATGTGCACCTCGGGCACGTGCGCTCGAAGTTGGGCAACCCCGAGTATATTGCCACCGTGCGCGGTGTCGGTTATCGGTTTGATGATGAGGTGTTATGAACTATTTTCGTTCGCACTTAACCGCTAAATTATTTGCATCATATTTATTGGTGATCCTGATCGGCATGGCGGCAATTTGGATCACAACCCGCTTCACAACACCCACCGCATTCCAACGCCATTTACAATTTATGGAATCGCAATTTACGGGCAGTGAGATGATGATGGGGCAAGGGCAGGGGCGCAGACCGCAGGGCGGCATGATGGCTGATTTTTACCAGAACTTTCAGGCGTCGTTCAATGAGTCTCTACTGATTGCGTTCATTGCCGCTTCATTGGTTGGGTTGGTCGCGAGTTATGTGTTGAGCCGTAATATAATCGCGCCTGTGCAAAGCATGAAGAGCGCCAGCCAGCGCATTGCCGAAGGTCACTATGACGAACGCGTAGG of Anaerolineales bacterium contains these proteins:
- a CDS encoding cytochrome c peroxidase produces the protein MKKKVLLAGVLLMLSAGILLGCANQTSPWSEAEEELMRTLWIESLPALPPDPTNQYADDPRAVAFGAKLFSDTRFSSNNEVSCATCHIASKDFQDGLQLAQGVGTTDRRTMPIAGTAYSPWLFWDGRKDSQWAQALGPLENPVEHGGTRTFYVKLIQAHYKDEYEVLFGALPDFSDESHFPIPAAPIDDEVAAANWTGMSEADREAVTLVYVNMGKAIAAFERTIMPGTSRFDLYVEAVLANDIAAARDIFTPDEGAGLKLFLNEANCTRCHNGPLLTDNDFHNTGVPALAGLPEDTGRTRGALQVLADEFNCLSRYSDAAPEDCKELRFMLTEGEELERAFKTPSLRDVANRAPFMHAGQFATLEEVLNHYHFAPASPSGHSELEMIHIGPNGQAQLVAFLKTLTTMGR
- a CDS encoding TVP38/TMEM64 family protein — protein: METTADKTFIRRNGQKITALLFWVGLVALYQWYAASNGLSPLQVVQQLLDFMKNGMWGVLIYVILYAVRPLILFPSTVLTLAGGFVFGPVLGVLYTIVASNISSTIAFYVGRFFGEGLLKDDGSDGWIQRYARRMRENSFETVMVMRFIFLPYDAVSYLAGFLKIKYWAFILATALGSIPGTIAFVGFGASVESFDGALPKFNPVTLGFSVAIFIVSIALSRMFKKKEAKTIQPNSVVE
- a CDS encoding DUF3179 domain-containing protein — its product is MKTHIWILVLGILLTACGTPAQPTQPASDSPAPDPATETSPPSSGGETLLPAEPPPFGAEREFTTDFSKHSVPYSEILSGGPPKDGIPSIDDPKFRSTSEADEWLNDREPVVFVQVGDDARAYPIQILMWHEIVNDVVGGEPLMVSFCPLCNTAIAFKSTFDGQVLDFGTTGRLRFSNLIMYDRQTETWWQQATGDAIAGQYTGAQLEFYPASMISWADFKELHPDGKVLSRDTGRPRDYGRNPYFGYDDINQVPFLFRGETPGQLPPMARVLTVDLNGEATAYPYDVLSEASVVIDTVGGEAIVVFWAEGTASALDTTKIPEGREVGAAVAYSRVLDRTTLDFEFKDGKILDTQTGSEWNIFGQAIAGELKGRQLELVVAINHFWFSWAAFKPETKVYQP
- a CDS encoding response regulator transcription factor, which gives rise to MTKILVIDDEPSIINLVQAYLKPEGYEVFTAADGVAGLKAARTFKPDLVILDVMLPGMDGLELLTKLRRESDVYVIMLTARTEETDRIVGLSVGADDYVTKPFSPRELVARVKAALRRLGAGTSAGGEGGVLSFRHVRIDIGARQVTVEDESIELTAIEFDLLRALAENRGRVMSREQLLEKVWGGEYFGEIRVVDVHLGHVRSKLGNPEYIATVRGVGYRFDDEVL
- a CDS encoding NAD(P)/FAD-dependent oxidoreductase, with the translated sequence MTNHFHTIVIGAGSGGMTAAIGLAGLGKQVAFIEGNQVGGDCTNVGCVPSKTLIHLAKTFKPGMNPDEALREVTRKRDALRDKETEEVRHLKNVTFIEGMAKFTAPKEIEVALKAGRTQKLTAENIVISTGARPRVIEIPGLPRERTLTNETLFDLSDMPKHLVVMGAGIIALEMAFAFCKLGAKVTMFALDKRPLMTYIPEVADAMEPEIERKGIVVHYGATAKSFDEATKTLMLNQGDKEIQIPDVDKVLVAVGRVRNLESLELEQAGVKVDARTGVQVNSYGETNVKGVYAIGDVTPTSAFTHSANAQGRRVVQRIAFPFLPLAKKEPIFPNATFSDPEVANVGLTQKQIAEKYHPQLIKRIRVNFKDHTDRGYTDGVEHGFIIADVIRLTGQILHVTIVGPLASEMISFFTLAISQKISLHKIYRLVYPYPTFSSAILKVADFFMRETLPNIGKELGAFLKYRFAKGN
- a CDS encoding FixH family protein, producing the protein MNSQNKTIIVTAVVTAVLVLIGFFVLMPVLGPRFMHPMVERMHGGGSGTSTSDLNTDTTRTTNNGAFVVSFKSELDPIAVGSMHSWILHVETADGKPVEGATILVDGGMPDHGHGLPTSPQVTQDMGGGDYLVEGLRFQMGGWWEVKFNISADGVEDNVTFNIILGG
- a CDS encoding HD domain-containing protein is translated as MDIDPLLLKSLLIMADIIEARDPYTGGHVWRVSQFSKLLAVKAGLPHGEIIKTSIAAYLHDMGKVGIPDDILNKPEALTDAEYAVIKTHPSIGGKLLEAHPLAGIVFEVANQHHERMDGKGYPAGLRCEEISLPARIVSIADAFDAMTSVRPYRRGMSIASALDALKNGAGSQFDMELVRHMCDLGLTGDLDHIVGHTAEGIPAVTCPQCGPVIAVPRSTKDGDVIYCRACHGQLKLRQSGDTFEAEMTGMTDNPHLLEPRANEDAVNDVLKSLAN
- a CDS encoding FAD-dependent oxidoreductase, which gives rise to MDITVYGAYWCPDCRRSKQFLGEHQIPYKWVDIEQDKEGEAYVLQKNNGKRIIPTIEFGDDSILVEPSNAELAAKLGLKTTASRSHYDLIVVGGGPAGLTAALYTAREGIDTLVIERAALGGQAAATERLDNVPGFAEGVLGSEFALQLRKQTERFSVEMLQAQDVVRIHSHDNYHCVQTADGSEYSACALLIATGSQYKLLGAPGEDDFIGAGIHFCATCDGPFYKGMSVAVIGGGNSAAEESLFLVKFVEKVTLLVRGDKLSASQVIQEKVLNHPQIEVRFNTEVTKFSGKGGKLKEVEIKDRNSGTAETIHPAGVFVFIGLTPNTSILNDTGVELDKWGFVLTGHDLVHDGRQIPAFGGREPMFLETSLPGIFTAGDVRQGSTKQVASAAGEGATVALLIREYLKSV